In Hippoglossus stenolepis isolate QCI-W04-F060 chromosome 5, HSTE1.2, whole genome shotgun sequence, one genomic interval encodes:
- the LOC118109351 gene encoding DNA-binding protein RFX7 yields MADDQQQPGQKPASGLGSLPALVPGLQGPEANALQFKIKNSICKSVQSKVDSILQDVEKFTDIEKLYLYLKLPSGPSSGNDKRTENERGSSTPGLCDQSSMSSSRTQQMYAFNWIRNHLEEHPETSLPKQEVYDEYKSYCDNLGYNPLSAADFGKIMKNVFPNMKARRLGMRGKSKYCYSGLRKKAFVHMPSLPNLDLQKSGDGCELMESTGQSPSAEDEMRSAACGLVCEWAQKVLSRQFDNVEDLARFLLNSHYIGTKSMAALTVMTGTPTGMKTPTPVSAFVPTAEANSFQPQVKTLPSPSVDAKQQLQRKIQKKQQEQKLHSPLPNECQVKRAEASTPGPTIPCGSPAMLSPQPTIGIVVAAVPSPVTVQRTRQLMTSPGPIGTAEGKVLPVNFQVVTQSLKQSPKHPQNISASPVGDRLARHSTRYAQILPKPSATSAITLRSPPTLLITNSPIKTVMPTSHVSSMNVVKMTAIALAPSSSSSTTVRPASAGVTTMAALDDSQQSHSAMSLSPAVRPSAPALTLNFSTDFRAVSDARHDNNPTSGSERTAAGVKEERVAKFRAASEPSFLVKCSLGPDRGLRIKSDPTSPPTSVAVAGTQDSNNRNCHDSTLYLTVDNHNSNGNTSSNGSSAVTPTSKDPCLDAKSPRKRTGPVGETHVIPVKRVFISQQPMAVIDNLKPGVGAAMKRIPRPGTPARPESAPCKVTVKHTTIGPTQILALSDSPITHTEGSQTVVKPQALVVKPNDHSLSTNTSTGAAGNNPSDQALLQQITGDPRAIPANSGAHKASVMSDLKSTIWEEGHLDELRKQAFAQQIPAEHKQAPTNQLSLIAQPPETSGQLTLTQEMVDFAGSQPNMDYFPFNDDDMTQDSIVEELVQMEEQMKLKGLFSSCVDVSLQGQSASNQGSILNAHQANTTFYHSAHSSTTPVQTPTPTPTPTPTPTPTSEMTLGHSMTRESPCSRMNPITPVDGAMGRHTPISTPLSNCSSSVPPSPVECRNPFAFTPINSSITGYHDASIVSSSPVKPMQRPMATHPDKAKLEWINNRYNSNSASPLSNHSIGILPSYQDLVDDQFRKPHAFAIPGQSFQVQSRPDAAHFGRLTPISPVQQQPQQQQQQTPQQLVTGVTTPTKQESFAVPAPLDNKASTSSASITFRCRSVSPAVRQRNFSGNTGPLTNTTNTSTTTRAVVSPFNSPITSEVLSILSNSQTVSSVHSMAQRSRSVPLNIMMQSEMLPVQGQSNTAKITNVLLSKMEADGDDSVRGLGINNLPSNYTARMNLTQILETTPGFTGGTAHQTQLPVGSSPAAFELQQHSYLTTGSGEQVTFSTGDSQAQAGPGEQDQQQQQQQLQLQENPVQTQPQLLLQSTQQQEAEDEQQQLDFNNTVKDLLGDDGLNPSSQLVGQVASELNAVASDFSNDIRLTSDLSSSITDLNTLDTNLLFDPNQQQEQYEDSTLEELKNDPLFQQICSDTVNSGFDWLESKDQPTTVEMLG; encoded by the exons ATGGCTGATGATCAACAACAGCCCGGCCAGAAGCCGGCCTCGGGATTAGGCTCTCTTCCAGCGCTGGTGCCGGGACTCCAGGGGCCCGAGGCCAACGCTCTGCAGTTCAAAATCAAGAATTCAATTTG CAAATCTGTACAATCAAAAGTGGACAGCATATTG CAAGATGTTGAGAAGTTTACAGACATCGAAAAACTCTACCTCTACCTTAAGTTGCCTTCTGGTCCCAGCAGTGGCAATGATAAAAg GACTGAGAATGAGAGGGGGTCCTCCACTCCTGGATTATG TGACCAGAGTTCCATGTCATCAAGCCGCACTCAACAGATGTATGCATTCAACTGGATACGGAATCACCTAGAGGAGCACCCAGAGACCTCCCTCCCAAAGCAAGAGGTGTATGATGAGTACAA GAGCTATTGTGACAATCTCGGCTACAACCCACTGAGTGCAGCAGACTTTGGAAAGATCATGAAGAATGTCTTTCCTAACATGAAGGCACGTCGACTGGGCATGAGGGGCAAATCCAA ATACTGTTATAGTGGGTTAAGGAAGAAAGCTTTTGTTCACATGCCGTCTTTACCCAACCTGGATCTGCAGAAATCTGGTGATGGG TGTGAGCTCATGGAGTCGACAGGTCAGTCGCCGAGCGctgaagatgagatgagatcTGCAGCCTGCGGACTGGTGTGTGAGTGGGCTCAAAAGGTCCTGAGTCGTCAGTTTGACAACGTGGAGGACCTGGCCCGCTTCCTGCTCAACAGCCACTACATTGGTACTAAGTCCATGGCTGCACTCACTGTTATGACTGGCACACCCACAG GAATGAAAACGCCAACTCCTGTCTCTGCGTTCGTGCCCACAGCTGAGGCAAACTCCTTCCAGCCACAGGTGAAGACCCTGCCCTCGCCCTCTGTTGATGCAAAGCAGCAACTGCAGCGAAAGAtccagaagaagcagcaggagcagaagcTCCACTCGCCCCTGCCCAATGAGTGCCAGGTCAAGAGAGCAGAGGCCAGCACCCCTGGCCCCACCATTCCCTGTGGCAGCCCTGCTATGCTCTCCCCGCAGCCCACAATAGGCATCGTCGTAGCAGCTGTCCCCAGCCCAGTCACG GTACAGAGAACCAGGCAGTTAATGACATCGCCCGGCCCTATAGGGACAGCGGAGGGAAAAGTGCTGCCTGTGAACTTCCAAGTGGTCACTCAGTCTCTTAAGCAGTCCCCCAAACATCCCCAGAATATCTCGGCCAGTCCAGTGGGTGACCGTCTGGCGCGACACAGCACGCGATACGCTCAAATCCTGCCCAAGCCCTCTGCCACCAGTGCCATCACGCTGCGctcaccccccaccctcctcatCACCAACAGCCCCATAAAAACTGTGATGCCCACTTCCCACGTGAGCTCCATGAATGTGGTGAAAATGACGGCGATCGCTCTggctcccagcagcagcagcagcacaactgtGCGTCCCGCCTCGGCAGGTGTGACGACCATGGCTGCTTTGGATGATTCCCAACAATCACACTCAGCCAtgtctctttctcctgcagTCAGGCCCAGTGCCCCAGCCCTCACTCTGAACTTCTCCACAGACTTTAGAGCGGTGTCTGACGCTAGACACGACAATAACCCCACATCTGGCTCAGAGAGAACTGCTGCTGGGGtcaaagaggagagagtggcCAAGTTCAGGGCTGCCAGTGAGCCAAGCTTCCTTGTTAAGTGTTCTCTGGGACCAGATAGAGGGTTAAGGATAAAAAGTGACCCCACATCGCCTCCCACCTCTGTAGCTGTAGCTGGGACTCAGGACAGCAATAACCGTAACTGCCATGACAGTACTTTGTACTTGACTGTTGATAATCATAACTCCAATGGAAACACATCCTCCAATGGGTCATCCGCTGTTACTCCAACGTCAAAAGATCCCTGCTTAGATGCTAAAAGCCCCCGAAAGCGCACAGGCCCAGTCGGGGAGACCCACGTGATTCCTGTGAAGAGGGTGTTTATCTCCCAGCAGCCAATGGCTGTAATTGACAATCTAAAACCTGGCGTTGGTGCTGCAATGAAGAGGATCCCTCGCCCGGGAACCCCTGCCAGACCAGAGAGTGCCCCCTGCAAAGTGACTGTGAAACACACAACCATTGGGCCCACGCAGATCCTCGCACTCTCCGACTcgcccatcacacacacagagggctcCCAGACTGTTGTCAAACCCCAGGCCTTGGTTGTGAAACCGAATGACCACTCTCTCAGCACTAACACCAGCACCGGGGCAGCTGGAAACAACCCGTCCGATCAGGCCTTGCTACAGCAGATCACTGGGGACCCCCGGGCCATACCAGCCAACTCAGGAGCACACAAAGCCTCTGTGATGAGTGACTTAAAGAGCACAATATGGGAGGAGGGACACCTTGACGAGCTTCGAAAGCAGGCGTTTGCTCAGCAGATAccagcagaacacaaacaagCCCCTACTAACCAACTTTCCCTTATAGCTCAACCCCCTGAGACCTCAGGCCAGCTCACGCTCACACAGGAGATGGTTGACTTTGCAGGTTCTCAGCCCAACATGGACTACTTCCCGTTCAACGATGACGACATGACCCAGGACAGCATCGTGGAGGAGCTGGTGCAAATGGAGGAGCAAATGAAGCTGAAGGGTCTGTTTAGTAGTTGTGTTGACGTGTCTCTACAAGGCCAGTCAGCCAGCAACCAAGGCTCTATCCTGAACGCTCACCAGGCCAACACTACCTTCTACCACTCTGCCCATAGCAGTACCACTCCCGTCCAAACTCCCACTCCAACACCGACACCGACCCCGACTCCCACGCCCACTTCCGAAATGACGCTCGGGCACAGCATGACGAGAGAGAGCCCCTGCTCCCGCATGAATCCGATCACCCCTGTGGATGGAGCCATGGGTCGCCACACACCTATCAGCACTCCACTGtccaactgcagcagcagtgtcccCCCTAGCCCAGTGGAGTGCAGGAACCCTTTTGCTTTCACTCCCATAAACTCAAGTATAACAGGTTACCATGATGCCAGTATTGTCTCCAGCAGTCCCGTAAAGCCCATGCAGAGGCCAATGGCGACACATCCTGACAAGGCCAAACTGGAGTGGATCAACAACCGCTACAACAGCAACTCTGCCAGCCCTCTATCCAACCACAGTATTGGTATTCTGCCCAGCTACCAAGACCTGGTAGACGACCAGTTTCGAAAGCCACATGCTTTTGCAATTCCTGGCCAGTCATTTCAAGTCCAGTCGAGACCAGATGCTGCTCACTTTGGCCGCTTGACTCCCATTTCTCCAGTGCAGCAACagccacaacaacagcaacaacaaacgCCGCAGCAGCTGGTGACAGGTGTAACTACTCCCACTAAACAGGAGAGCTTTGCTGTGCCTGCACCGTTAGACAACAAAGCATCGACCTCATCTGCGTCCATCACTTTCCGCTGCCGCAGCGTCAGCCCGGCAGTGCGCCAGAGGAACTTCAGCGGCAACACCGGCCCTCTGACCAACACCACGAATACCAGCACCACCACCCGTGCTGTGGTTTCTCCCTTTAACTCTCCCATCACCTCTGAGGTGCTCAGCATCCTGTCCAACAGCCAGACAGTCAGCTCTGTCCACAGCATGGCCCAGCGGAGTCGGTCTGTACCTCTGAACATCATGATGCAGAGTGAGATGCTGCCCGTGCAGGGTCAGAGCAACACCGCTAAAATTACAAACGTCCTTCTCAGCAAGATGGAAGCGGATGGGGATGATTCTGTCCGTGGCCTGGGAATAAACAACCTCCCCTCTAACTATACGGCCCGTATGAACCTCACACAGATCCTGGAGACGACTCCTGGCTTCACTGGGGGGACTGCTCACCAGACTCAGCTGCCTGTCGGCTCGAGCCCTGCTGCCTTCGAGCTCCAGCAACACAGTTACCTCACCACTGGCAGTGGAGAACAGGTGACTTTCTCTACCGGGGACAGCCAAGCACAAGCAGGACCTGGTGAGcaagaccagcagcagcagcaacaacagctgcagctccaggagaATCCTGTGCAGACACAaccacagctcctcctccagagcACACAACAGCAGGAGGCGGAGGACGAGCAACAGCAGCTGGATTTCAACAACACTGTTAAGGACTTGCTGGGGGATGATGGTCTCAACCCCAGCTCCCAGTTGGTGGGTCAGGTAGCCTCGGAGCTCAACGCCGTGGCGTCTGACTTCTCGAACGACATCAGACTGACCTCAGATCTGTCCAGTAGCATCACTGACCTTAACACATTGGACACCAACCTGCTGTTTGACCCAAACCAGCAGCAGGAACAATATGAAGATTCAACACTGGAAGAACTGAAGAACGACCCGCTTTTTCAGCAGATATGCAGTGATACTGTGAACTCTGGTTTCGACTGGCTAGAAAGCAAAGACCAGCCTACCACAGTAGAGATGCTGGGCTAA